In Leptospiraceae bacterium, a genomic segment contains:
- the hemB gene encoding porphobilinogen synthase, with amino-acid sequence MHRRARRNRKSEVIRNMVKETSLSLDNLVYPLFIEEGESKKVAIASMPGIYRFSPDLMLKEIEECLKLGLNSFVLFPKLEDSLKDSTASYSMQKNNFYLKAISSIKKNFPEVCVITDVAMDPYSSDGHDGFVENGNILNDKTLEILGEMSLRQAEAGADILGPSDMMDGRVGYIRDILDSEGFTETSIMSYTAKYASSFYGPFRDALDSAPRGGDKKTYQMDYRNMREALLEAELDYSEGADYMMVKPALSYLDVIRQLKDNYPIPIVAYNVSGEYAMVKAASEKGWLDGNALMREILYSIKRAGADIIISYFAKEFASLT; translated from the coding sequence ATCCACAGAAGGGCAAGACGAAACCGAAAAAGTGAAGTTATCCGCAATATGGTAAAAGAAACCAGCCTGAGCTTAGATAATCTCGTGTATCCTCTTTTTATCGAGGAAGGAGAAAGTAAAAAAGTTGCAATTGCATCAATGCCGGGTATCTATCGCTTTAGCCCGGATCTTATGCTCAAAGAAATCGAAGAATGCCTGAAGCTTGGCTTAAACTCCTTTGTTTTATTTCCCAAACTTGAAGACAGCTTAAAAGATAGCACTGCAAGCTATTCTATGCAAAAAAATAATTTTTATCTAAAAGCCATAAGCAGTATCAAGAAAAACTTCCCGGAAGTCTGCGTGATTACCGATGTGGCTATGGATCCCTATAGCTCGGATGGTCACGATGGATTTGTAGAGAACGGTAATATCCTAAACGATAAAACCCTCGAAATACTGGGAGAAATGTCACTCAGACAGGCAGAAGCCGGTGCCGATATATTAGGCCCTTCTGATATGATGGATGGCCGGGTAGGATACATCCGGGATATACTGGATTCGGAAGGCTTCACTGAAACGTCTATCATGTCCTATACAGCCAAATATGCCAGCTCATTCTACGGTCCATTTCGAGATGCCCTTGACTCAGCCCCGCGTGGTGGAGATAAGAAAACCTACCAGATGGATTACAGAAACATGAGGGAAGCACTTTTAGAAGCAGAACTCGATTATTCAGAAGGTGCTGATTATATGATGGTAAAACCGGCTCTTTCCTATCTTGACGTTATTCGCCAATTAAAAGATAATTATCCTATCCCTATAGTAGCTTATAATGTCAGTGGAGAATATGCAATGGTAAAAGCAGCTTCAGAAAAAGGCTGGCTCGATGGAAATGCCTTAATGCGAGAAATCTTATATTCTATCAAACGAGCCGGAGCCGATATTATCATCAGTTACTTTGCAAAAGAATTTGCTTCTTTAACATAA
- a CDS encoding DinB family protein, whose translation MIELENKNPYSKSEILASLNDVSRKVSAYYNSIKPEYFFHDKLGGWSPAQNLHHIADIATGAIFLLRVPRFIFLIFGKVEAPRDFQTLLFEYIGSGKVVQLGPFAPGRIVAENERKKIGDLLERWEKVNQELLEVVKSLPEEELDTYSLPHPSMGMMSLREVLYLLIIHPIHHTYKVEQKLAPYM comes from the coding sequence ATGATAGAATTAGAAAACAAAAATCCCTATTCAAAATCGGAAATATTAGCTTCCTTAAATGATGTAAGCAGGAAGGTAAGTGCTTATTACAATTCCATAAAACCTGAATATTTTTTTCATGATAAGCTCGGAGGCTGGTCACCTGCACAGAACCTGCATCATATAGCAGATATAGCAACAGGAGCTATTTTTTTACTTCGAGTACCGAGGTTTATCTTTTTAATTTTTGGAAAAGTTGAGGCTCCGAGGGACTTTCAAACTTTACTTTTTGAGTATATTGGAAGCGGTAAAGTAGTTCAACTTGGCCCCTTCGCACCCGGTAGAATTGTTGCTGAAAATGAAAGAAAAAAGATTGGGGATCTGCTGGAGCGCTGGGAAAAGGTAAACCAGGAATTGTTGGAGGTTGTGAAGTCTCTACCGGAAGAGGAATTGGATACCTATTCCCTTCCGCACCCTAGCATGGGAATGATGAGTTTGAGGGAAGTATTATACTTGCTAATTATCCATCCGATTCATCATACTTACAAGGTAGAACAAAAGTTAGCTCCTTATATGTAA
- a CDS encoding toxic anion resistance protein, which translates to MQVGEIISDLAPEDQQKVRELAKQINIDDSQMVIQYGVEAQKSISEFSDQVLSQIRAKDTGETGEILSSLMLKMKDLDVDSLSEEDSFISKIPFLGSLVNSSRKFIAQYDTLSEQLEKIIDELHKSRMNLIKDITLFDNMYKKNLEYFRQLNHYILAGELRLKELQEKDLPELQKKSEASGDPVDAQKYQDFAQMVNRFEKKIHDLKLSKMLSLQTGPQIRLIQNANQVLVEKIQSSILNTIPLWKNQMVIAIGLLRQKKALSAQQEVTKTTNDLLAKNSEMLKTGTIEVAKEAEKGIIELETLKKINNDLISTIDETIKIQEEGKKKRKEAEGELSRMEDEIKSKLLEIR; encoded by the coding sequence ATGCAGGTGGGAGAGATTATTAGTGATCTCGCTCCGGAGGATCAACAAAAAGTCAGAGAACTTGCCAAACAGATTAACATAGATGATTCCCAGATGGTAATCCAGTACGGAGTGGAAGCTCAAAAAAGCATTTCTGAGTTTTCAGACCAGGTTCTTTCACAAATCAGGGCCAAGGACACCGGGGAAACGGGAGAAATACTTTCCAGCCTGATGCTAAAAATGAAAGATCTGGATGTAGACAGTTTGAGTGAGGAAGATAGCTTCATCTCCAAAATCCCATTTTTAGGCTCTCTTGTAAACTCATCCCGCAAATTCATTGCCCAGTATGATACCCTGAGCGAACAACTGGAGAAAATCATCGATGAGCTGCATAAATCCCGGATGAATCTTATCAAGGATATAACCCTGTTTGATAATATGTACAAGAAAAACCTGGAATATTTCAGGCAGCTCAATCACTACATCCTGGCCGGAGAATTAAGGTTAAAAGAACTACAGGAGAAAGATCTACCCGAATTACAGAAGAAAAGCGAGGCCAGTGGAGACCCCGTAGACGCTCAAAAATACCAGGACTTTGCCCAAATGGTAAATCGTTTCGAGAAAAAAATTCATGATCTCAAACTAAGCAAAATGTTATCTTTACAGACCGGTCCGCAAATCCGCCTTATCCAGAACGCAAACCAGGTTCTGGTAGAAAAAATTCAGAGTTCCATTTTAAATACAATTCCCCTCTGGAAAAACCAGATGGTGATTGCAATAGGTCTCTTACGCCAGAAAAAGGCTCTTTCTGCCCAACAGGAAGTTACGAAAACTACGAACGATCTTTTAGCTAAAAATTCCGAAATGTTAAAAACCGGAACCATCGAAGTTGCAAAAGAAGCAGAAAAAGGCATTATTGAGCTGGAAACACTGAAGAAAATAAACAATGATTTAATTTCTACTATCGATGAAACTATCAAAATCCAGGAAGAAGGGAAGAAAAAACGCAAAGAAGCTGAAGGCGAACTTTCTCGCATGGAAGATGAAATTAAATCTAAGCTTTTAGAAATTAGATAA
- a CDS encoding 5-bromo-4-chloroindolyl phosphate hydrolysis family protein has translation MPENEKEQEEKAWARRAHLSLLLAYPLLFVLLIKGVAFPFVISMLVSMFFPIYIWIAKGGKSELVKAHAQEATFLQAFMALLGFAAGQLWGGSGVTDNILATFSYFGLSLYHLGSVITGSIKASYKKFFNYPLSIFRFFRSRRKDKEEEERILKKVDAHTAKMYKEVMANGEKQLSEIRDISKKIVDPGIKRKVEEITGLIEQIFENFKQDPADIKMSRQFLSYYLDTTMKILRQYNNLSQQKVVSKELTESLQKVDRLLDSLKEAFEKHYAKLLSNDIMDLDTEITVMEKTMKMEGM, from the coding sequence ATGCCGGAAAATGAAAAAGAACAGGAAGAAAAGGCCTGGGCAAGACGGGCCCACCTTTCTTTACTCTTAGCTTATCCCCTTTTATTTGTACTCTTAATAAAGGGTGTCGCCTTTCCTTTTGTAATCAGTATGCTCGTGAGCATGTTTTTTCCCATTTATATCTGGATAGCAAAAGGTGGGAAATCCGAACTTGTAAAAGCCCATGCACAGGAGGCTACCTTTCTTCAAGCTTTTATGGCCCTTCTGGGTTTTGCCGCAGGTCAACTCTGGGGAGGAAGTGGAGTCACTGACAATATTCTTGCAACCTTCAGTTATTTCGGACTTTCCCTCTATCATCTTGGTTCGGTAATAACCGGTAGCATTAAGGCATCCTATAAAAAGTTTTTTAATTATCCTTTGAGTATTTTTCGCTTTTTTAGAAGCAGGCGTAAAGACAAAGAGGAAGAAGAACGGATTCTCAAAAAAGTCGATGCCCATACTGCTAAAATGTATAAAGAGGTCATGGCTAATGGGGAAAAGCAACTTTCAGAAATTCGAGATATTTCTAAAAAAATCGTAGATCCCGGTATCAAGCGAAAAGTGGAAGAAATCACGGGTCTAATTGAACAAATCTTTGAGAATTTTAAACAGGATCCCGCGGATATTAAAATGTCAAGGCAATTCCTCTCCTACTACCTCGATACTACCATGAAAATCCTGAGACAGTACAACAATCTGTCTCAACAAAAAGTAGTATCTAAAGAATTAACAGAATCCTTACAAAAGGTAGATAGACTCCTCGACTCCTTGAAAGAAGCCTTTGAAAAACATTATGCGAAACTCCTTTCCAATGACATTATGGATCTGGATACAGAAATCACCGTTATGGAAAAAACCATGAAAATGGAAGGCATGTAG
- a CDS encoding SH3 domain-containing protein: protein MSKFLLNLWLILSFFSFLYAEEVSLSNSATASYYEKNQKAYAFGGRINVRSAATTKSKKVYGLKDGEEITLLNREEKTEKIGQRENPWYKVKNKEGKIGYMFGTFIALHKFSGEGTDFFLLGQEEKDPKSFSLRYFSQNKLSYTVKIPSIPVSSLSASFQKDYPGKGLSLLLLKLNEGDSCPSSTQYLLYEVGSKKANLLRKKVGGADPPVSQVFLYKFQKDKKGNTMIEEREELTDDEDSSGKPIYSSIVNRTLVYKNGKIQQVKETKIK from the coding sequence ATGAGTAAGTTTTTACTGAATCTATGGTTAATTTTGTCTTTCTTTAGCTTTTTATATGCGGAGGAAGTATCCCTTTCCAATTCTGCCACTGCGTCTTATTACGAAAAGAATCAGAAAGCCTATGCTTTTGGAGGAAGGATTAATGTACGTTCGGCTGCAACTACGAAGAGTAAAAAAGTTTACGGTCTAAAAGATGGAGAGGAAATCACTCTTTTAAACCGGGAAGAAAAAACGGAAAAGATAGGACAGAGAGAAAACCCCTGGTATAAGGTGAAAAATAAAGAGGGAAAAATTGGTTATATGTTTGGAACTTTCATTGCCCTGCATAAGTTTTCAGGCGAGGGAACAGACTTTTTCCTTTTAGGCCAGGAAGAAAAGGATCCCAAATCTTTTTCTCTACGCTATTTTTCTCAGAACAAACTTTCCTATACAGTAAAGATTCCAAGTATTCCCGTCTCCAGCCTCTCTGCTTCATTTCAGAAAGATTATCCGGGAAAAGGACTTTCTTTGCTTCTGTTGAAACTAAATGAAGGTGATTCCTGTCCGAGTTCCACTCAGTATTTGTTATACGAAGTCGGAAGTAAAAAAGCGAACCTTCTCAGAAAGAAAGTAGGAGGAGCCGATCCGCCTGTTTCCCAGGTTTTTTTATATAAATTTCAAAAAGATAAAAAAGGAAATACTATGATTGAGGAACGAGAAGAACTCACAGATGATGAGGACAGCAGCGGAAAACCCATTTATTCTTCTATTGTAAATCGAACTCTTGTCTATAAAAACGGAAAAATACAGCAGGTAAAAGAAACAAAAATTAAATAA
- a CDS encoding HlyC/CorC family transporter produces the protein MELLFLYLFVAIFFSFFCSLLESTILSVTPAYISIKIEEGKKSGHELQKLKENIDRPLAAILTLNTFANTLGAAGVGAQAQVVFGNQYLSLISVLLTLTILIISEIIPKTLGANYWKTLAPMAAAILKVLIYSPLYPAILVSQYLTGILKSDTERSSVLSKADFAALAKISAREGMLKQEEFTIIQNLLRFNSFKAEDVMTPRNVLHAAPEDISLKKFYETTKNNNFSRIPIYTEDIDHITGYILMNDLLNELLKKDEPKQKNLKDISRKILVVYKHLPIPRLFNKLLTEKEHIALVTDEYGGTVGIVTMEDIMEALLGLEIMDELDNIEDMQSLARKERRNKLSN, from the coding sequence ATGGAATTATTATTTCTCTACCTGTTTGTTGCGATTTTCTTTTCCTTTTTTTGCTCTCTCTTAGAATCCACTATCCTGAGTGTTACACCGGCCTATATCAGTATTAAAATAGAAGAAGGAAAGAAATCCGGACACGAATTACAAAAACTCAAAGAAAATATTGATAGACCCCTGGCTGCCATTCTTACTTTAAATACCTTTGCCAACACCCTCGGTGCTGCCGGAGTGGGAGCCCAGGCGCAGGTCGTATTCGGAAACCAATACCTATCTTTAATTTCTGTTTTACTAACTCTGACTATTCTTATTATCTCAGAAATCATTCCCAAAACCCTGGGAGCAAATTACTGGAAAACACTCGCTCCTATGGCAGCAGCTATCCTGAAAGTCCTTATATACTCACCGCTTTACCCGGCCATTCTTGTAAGTCAGTATTTAACCGGTATCTTAAAATCAGATACAGAAAGAAGCAGCGTTTTGAGCAAAGCCGACTTTGCCGCCCTGGCGAAAATCAGTGCCAGAGAAGGAATGCTAAAACAGGAAGAGTTTACGATTATCCAGAACCTTCTTCGTTTCAATAGCTTCAAGGCGGAAGATGTCATGACACCCAGAAATGTATTACATGCAGCCCCTGAAGATATAAGTTTAAAGAAATTTTACGAAACCACAAAGAATAACAATTTCTCCCGGATCCCTATCTATACCGAAGATATTGACCATATAACCGGCTATATCCTGATGAACGATCTTCTAAACGAACTTCTAAAGAAAGACGAACCCAAACAAAAAAACCTCAAGGACATAAGTCGAAAAATCCTCGTAGTCTATAAACACCTGCCTATCCCCCGGCTTTTTAATAAGCTATTAACCGAGAAAGAGCATATTGCTCTCGTAACCGATGAGTATGGTGGAACTGTAGGAATTGTTACTATGGAAGATATCATGGAGGCACTTTTAGGGCTTGAAATTATGGATGAACTAGATAATATCGAAGATATGCAGTCTCTGGCCCGCAAAGAGAGAAGAAATAAATTAAGCAATTAA
- a CDS encoding CBS domain-containing protein, which yields MKIKDLMTKKVITIPQDTPVLDMVEMFTMNRIHHIPVVDMEQNIIGMISNKDVENYITIVQTIKAKDKPVMAKEIMTHPIFSYYEDVSVVDAAKAMVDNKIHAIIVMNRKDEMVGILTSTDILRFVASS from the coding sequence ATGAAAATCAAAGATTTAATGACCAAAAAGGTGATTACGATACCCCAGGATACTCCGGTACTCGATATGGTTGAAATGTTTACGATGAATCGAATCCACCATATTCCTGTCGTAGATATGGAGCAAAATATTATAGGAATGATTTCCAACAAAGATGTAGAAAACTATATTACTATCGTACAAACCATTAAAGCCAAGGATAAACCGGTCATGGCCAAAGAGATCATGACCCATCCAATTTTCTCCTATTATGAAGATGTTTCTGTTGTAGATGCCGCTAAAGCTATGGTAGACAACAAAATTCATGCAATCATAGTAATGAATAGGAAAGATGAGATGGTTGGAATTCTTACCTCCACAGATATACTACGGTTCGTAGCGAGTTCCTAA
- a CDS encoding lytic transglycosylase domain-containing protein — translation MILITVLANCNPETGSRASKEEAKVINPCIERKAREYKEKKQGTNCLNCNADLGVSLIQNSIENEAGEIISESNLASFEKECTEELKKLAQKEIEPEPEKQPKHSRFEFSRDGKYSKIISIIEEEAAKQGVEAALIKAIVRAESNFNPNAKSHVGARGLMQLMPATAKRLKVKDILSPRDNVRGGTKFMKYLIGKFGNLDLAVAAYNAGPAVVKRYRGIPPYKETINYVKKVRKYYKEFKKEEK, via the coding sequence ATGATTTTAATTACAGTGCTTGCAAACTGTAACCCGGAAACAGGAAGCAGGGCAAGCAAAGAAGAAGCGAAAGTTATAAATCCCTGTATAGAAAGAAAAGCAAGGGAATATAAAGAAAAGAAACAGGGTACAAATTGTCTGAATTGCAATGCAGATTTAGGTGTTTCTTTAATTCAAAACAGCATTGAAAATGAAGCCGGTGAAATTATCAGCGAAAGTAACCTGGCAAGTTTCGAGAAAGAATGTACTGAAGAGCTAAAAAAACTTGCTCAAAAAGAAATTGAGCCAGAACCGGAAAAGCAACCCAAGCATAGCCGTTTTGAATTCTCCCGTGATGGTAAATATTCCAAAATTATCTCTATTATTGAGGAAGAAGCAGCCAAACAGGGAGTAGAAGCAGCTCTTATTAAAGCTATCGTACGAGCTGAATCGAACTTCAACCCCAACGCAAAGTCCCATGTAGGAGCAAGAGGGTTGATGCAGCTTATGCCTGCCACTGCCAAGCGTTTAAAAGTAAAAGACATTCTATCACCACGTGATAACGTCAGAGGTGGAACTAAATTTATGAAATACCTGATAGGAAAGTTTGGCAATTTGGATTTGGCTGTAGCTGCTTATAATGCCGGTCCGGCTGTAGTTAAACGTTATAGAGGGATTCCTCCTTATAAAGAAACCATTAATTATGTAAAAAAAGTAAGAAAATACTATAAGGAATTTAAAAAAGAAGAGAAATAA
- the carA gene encoding glutamine-hydrolyzing carbamoyl-phosphate synthase small subunit, with product MKAFLVLENGEVFEGESFGYEASSVGEVVFNTSMAGYQEILTDPSYCKQIVTLTYPMVGNYGICDEDMESDKIQVSGLIVKEYVDYPSNFNSKETLREFLIRYKTPAIQGVDTRKLTRIIRSEGAQRGGIFFGESFSESFRKEVFQFPGLLGLDLAKEVSTKKAYEFGTKGKGNLQLAVYDFGIKTNILRKLNEVGFDVKVFPARTPAKELLSQGFDAFFLSNGPGDPEPVEYGIENAKEILKSKKPVFGICLGHQILGLAMGRRTEKLKFGHRGGNQPVKNTRTNKVEITCQNHGFTVVGGDNSETPITHVNLNDETIEGIKVRDLPVISVQYHPESSPGPHDADYIFKEFFELARSHRYLV from the coding sequence ATGAAAGCATTTTTAGTTCTGGAAAACGGAGAAGTGTTTGAGGGAGAATCTTTCGGTTACGAAGCTTCCTCTGTGGGGGAAGTGGTTTTCAATACTTCTATGGCAGGTTACCAGGAAATTCTAACCGATCCTTCCTATTGCAAGCAAATAGTAACCCTTACGTATCCTATGGTGGGAAATTATGGGATCTGTGATGAAGACATGGAATCCGATAAAATTCAGGTGAGTGGTCTCATTGTAAAAGAGTATGTAGACTATCCTTCCAATTTTAACAGTAAGGAAACCCTTCGTGAATTTTTAATTCGTTATAAAACTCCGGCCATACAGGGGGTGGACACCAGGAAATTAACCCGAATCATTCGCTCGGAAGGAGCCCAGAGAGGAGGTATCTTCTTTGGAGAATCCTTTTCTGAAAGTTTTCGGAAAGAAGTATTTCAATTTCCGGGTCTTTTAGGGCTCGATCTGGCTAAAGAAGTGAGCACCAAAAAAGCTTATGAGTTCGGAACGAAAGGTAAGGGGAATCTGCAATTAGCTGTATATGATTTCGGAATAAAAACTAATATATTAAGGAAATTGAATGAGGTTGGCTTTGATGTGAAAGTTTTTCCGGCTAGAACACCGGCAAAAGAACTTTTGTCTCAGGGTTTTGATGCTTTCTTTCTTTCGAATGGACCCGGTGACCCGGAACCGGTTGAGTATGGCATTGAGAATGCGAAAGAGATACTCAAATCCAAGAAGCCGGTATTTGGAATCTGTCTGGGGCACCAGATTTTAGGTCTGGCCATGGGACGTAGAACAGAGAAGTTGAAGTTCGGTCACAGGGGAGGAAATCAACCGGTAAAAAATACCCGCACCAATAAGGTAGAGATTACCTGCCAGAATCATGGATTTACCGTAGTAGGTGGAGATAATTCGGAAACTCCTATCACTCATGTAAACCTGAACGATGAAACCATTGAGGGGATAAAAGTTCGAGATCTCCCGGTCATTTCGGTGCAATATCACCCCGAAAGCTCACCAGGCCCGCATGATGCAGATTATATATTTAAAGAGTTTTTTGAACTCGCCCGATCACATCGGTATCTGGTTTAG
- a CDS encoding bifunctional (p)ppGpp synthetase/guanosine-3',5'-bis(diphosphate) 3'-pyrophosphohydrolase: MSISKKNISLEFLLDTLKTKYPEETFQLLEEARKVAREHCEDFSEFDFSKCYSIPISCILIQLEVNTEVLLAGFLHGAGVRSTEFIGREFGIEVMALLNGVNDLDFVNQPGTFVREKKIKKTVIENLRKLIQEKTSEPGVLVIKLAEIVWKLRTLKHVQGNEQITLAKEARNLYAPLAGRLGVYLLKWELEDLAFSILEPNSYSELKKLVSEKREERDKYIRSILQTAETVLREQNIYAKIIGRAKHFYSIHKKMQSKHKNIKQIFDIQAIRIIVNSVEECYKALGLIHTLWSPIVGRFKDYIGKPKENMYQSIHTTVKDERGRTIEVQIRTFEMDRIAELGVAAHWVYKEGLKLQNNSESNGEVKETIVFTPIGKMIRLKPGSTVLDFAFKVHTQLGLHARGAIINQRMIPLQYKLQSGDKIEIIFDKKQKPSIHWLQFVRSGSARQKIRRYLKSLESEKRSEEQIFPPGFTGKRHLLLNGNKNRHPVKPKPPQLKESNTISIEGDRNILFRFASCCAPEPGDQILGYVTRGRGVTIHRRDCIMLRKNVSTVRLIDVDWDIKSYRESA, encoded by the coding sequence ATGAGCATAAGCAAGAAAAATATTAGTCTTGAATTCTTGCTTGATACATTAAAGACAAAATACCCGGAAGAGACATTCCAATTACTGGAAGAGGCCAGAAAAGTAGCCAGAGAACACTGTGAAGATTTTTCAGAGTTCGACTTCAGTAAATGCTACTCTATCCCTATTTCCTGCATTCTTATTCAACTAGAGGTAAACACAGAGGTTTTACTGGCAGGATTCCTGCACGGAGCCGGTGTTCGCTCCACAGAATTTATTGGTAGGGAATTTGGTATCGAAGTTATGGCCCTTTTGAACGGAGTGAATGATTTAGACTTCGTAAATCAACCGGGGACATTTGTAAGAGAGAAAAAAATAAAAAAGACTGTTATTGAGAATTTACGAAAACTCATACAGGAAAAAACCTCTGAACCGGGAGTACTTGTAATTAAACTGGCAGAAATTGTCTGGAAGTTAAGAACCCTTAAACATGTGCAGGGAAATGAACAAATTACTCTTGCAAAAGAAGCGCGAAACTTATATGCTCCTCTTGCCGGAAGACTTGGAGTTTATCTTTTGAAATGGGAATTAGAAGACCTTGCTTTTTCAATTTTAGAGCCAAACTCATATTCTGAATTAAAAAAACTGGTTTCCGAAAAAAGGGAAGAGAGAGATAAATATATTCGTTCTATTCTTCAGACTGCCGAAACAGTTCTTCGCGAACAGAATATTTACGCAAAGATAATTGGGCGAGCCAAACATTTTTATTCTATTCATAAAAAAATGCAGAGTAAACATAAGAATATCAAACAGATTTTTGATATTCAGGCCATCCGTATCATTGTGAATTCTGTGGAAGAATGTTATAAAGCTCTGGGCTTGATTCATACCCTCTGGTCTCCTATAGTCGGTCGCTTTAAGGATTATATAGGTAAACCCAAGGAAAATATGTATCAATCTATTCATACTACAGTAAAAGATGAGAGGGGAAGAACTATAGAAGTTCAAATACGAACCTTCGAAATGGATAGAATCGCCGAACTGGGTGTAGCAGCTCACTGGGTTTATAAAGAAGGTTTAAAGCTGCAAAATAATTCAGAGTCTAATGGGGAAGTGAAAGAAACTATAGTCTTTACTCCTATCGGAAAAATGATTCGATTAAAGCCCGGCTCTACTGTTTTAGATTTTGCTTTTAAAGTACATACTCAACTCGGATTACATGCAAGAGGAGCTATTATCAATCAGAGGATGATTCCCTTACAATACAAATTACAATCGGGAGATAAAATTGAAATTATTTTTGATAAAAAACAAAAACCCTCGATCCATTGGTTGCAATTTGTTCGTTCCGGCTCTGCCAGACAAAAAATTCGCAGGTATTTAAAATCCTTAGAATCAGAAAAAAGAAGCGAAGAACAAATTTTTCCTCCTGGATTTACAGGAAAACGTCACCTTCTTCTTAATGGAAATAAAAACAGGCATCCCGTAAAACCCAAGCCTCCACAATTAAAGGAGAGTAATACAATTTCTATAGAAGGTGATAGGAATATACTTTTTCGTTTCGCTTCCTGTTGTGCTCCGGAACCGGGAGATCAAATACTGGGTTATGTTACACGAGGAAGAGGAGTTACCATACATAGAAGAGATTGTATTATGCTCAGAAAAAATGTATCGACAGTTCGCCTTATTGATGTTGATTGGGATATAAAATCTTATAGGGAAAGTGCCTGA